TTGGACCCTGCACGGGGCCTGGGTGAAGGCGCTCGAATACGACGAGCTCGAAGGCGGCAACACCGAGAACACCATCGAGAAGCTCACTATCTGCTTCCAATACTGGACCTAAACCGGAGGATCGACCATGTACAGCTTTGAACTGCCAAGCGGCACTGAACTCGAGCTCCGGGAAATGACCGGGGCCGAGGAAGAACTGCTCACCAACCAGCGCCTGATCCGCTCCGGAGAGGCGATCAACCAGGTGCTCCGCAACTGTTTCGTCCGGCTGGGCGAGAAGACCGATCCCGATCTCGCCGAGGTGATGAACCTGCTCTCGGGTGACCGGCTGTTCGCCCTGGTCCGCCTGCGCCAGATTTCCCTCGGTGACGAGGTGGAACTGGAGCTGAGCTGCCCGAACAGCGCCTGCCGCATGACTAACTTCGTGACCGTCAATCTCGAGGATCTCAAGGTCACCCCCTACGGCGAGGAGCGCGAGTTCGTCTTCAAGCTGCCCGGCTCGAAGAAAGCCGTCCGCTTCGGATATCTCGACGGCCACAAGGAAAAGCGCCTGGCCAGCCTGCGCGAGCCCAACATCTCCTCGGCCATGCTCATCCGCATTCTCGACATCGACGGCAAGGCTCCTTCCAAGAAGAGCCTGGCGGAAATGTCGATGCGCGACCGCAACGCGCTGCGGCAGGAGATGTCGCGGGTCGACGCGGGAATCGACACCTCGGTCGAAACCGAATGCGATGGCTGCGGCACCAAGATCCGCACCCGTCTGGAGGCAGAACCGGCTTTTTTGTTCCCCGGAGTTCGCTTGTAAGCGACGCATTCTTTCTCGCTTACGGCGGACTGCACTGGGGCTGGTCGGAAACCCGCTCGCTGCCGCTCAGGGTCCGGCGTCAGTTCGTCGAGGCCCTCGAGCGGCAGCTTGATTTTGAACGTGAGCAAACGGAACGGCGATAGATGAACGGCGATCTCGGACTGGGCATAGTGGTATCGATGAAGGATGCGTTCTCGCAGAACGCGCAGCGCATCCGTGGCTCCATGATGGACCTCGATTCCACCGTGGCGGATGCCAGCGAGCGGATGACCCGCAACCTGGACCGCATCCAGCAAGGCACCATGATGCTGGGGGCGGGACTGGCCTTGATGGCGGTGCCCGCCGCCCTGGTCGCCTCCACCGCCGCGACCCAGAAAGCCCTGGGCGAGCTGGCGTCCCTCGGCGTGCAGGACCTCCGGGCCATCGAGGACGCCGCAGAATCCTTCACCAACCAGTGGTCCGGTGCCGACAAGGCGGCGTTCATCACCGCCACCTACGATGTGAAATCGGCCCTGTCCAACCTCAGCGACGAGGCGGTGGGCGTCTTCACCTCCATGGCCGCCATGACCGCCAAGGCGACCAAGGCCACCACCCAGGAGATGGTCGGCTCCTTCACCACGGCCTACGGGATCTTCAAGCCCATCATGGCCGACATGAACGACATGGAATGGGCGACCGCCTTTTCCGGAGCCATGGCGCAGACCGTGGCCTCGTTCAAGACCAACGGCACACAGATGGCCGACGCCATCAAGAACATCGGCGCGGTGGCGGCCGCGAGCAATATTCCGCTGAACGAGCAGCTCGCCGTACTCGGCCAGCTCCAGACCACCATGCCCGGCTCCGAGGCGGGCACGCTGTACAAGGCGTTCATCATGAAGGCGGCCGAGGCCGGGGACGAGCTGGGCCTGTCCTTCACCGACACCAGTGGCCGTCTCAAGGGCGTGGTTCCCATTCTGCAGGAGATCAAGCGCCAGTTCCCCGATCTCTCCAACGCCGCCGCCCAGGTGAAGCTGAAGAAGGCCTTCGGCTCCGACGAGGCGGTCAAGTTCCTGCTGCAGATGTCGGCGGGTATGGAGAGCCTCGAAGGCAATATCCAGTCGGTGGGCCGGGCCATGAAGACCGGCACGGCGGTCACCGAACAGATGGCCGACGCCATGAACCAGGACATCGGAGCCCGGTTCCTGCTCCTACGCCAGCAGGTGGCCAACCTCAGCGAAATCCTGGGACGCACTCTGCTACCGGTGGTGACGCCGGTGATCAACGGCGTCTCCCGCTTCATTCTGTTTCTGCAACGCATGGCCAAATCGATGCCGGGCGTGACCCGGGTGGTCCTGGGGCTGTCCATGGCCCTCGGCACCATTCTGGTCGTGGCCGGAGCCGTCACCGCCGCCGTGGGTATGGTGGGACTCATGCTGCCCGCCATCAAGGCCGGGTTCGTGGCCATCAGCGCCGCGCTCGCCGGAGTGGGTTCGGCGGTCGCGACCTATTTTCTGCCTGTTACCGCCATCATCGCGGGCATGATCCTCTCTGTGTATCTCCTCAAACGCGCCTGGGAAACCAACTTCGGCGGCATCCAGGATGTCATCACCGGGGCCTGGAACAAGGTCTCGCTGGTCTTCCGGGGGATCAGGGAGCTGGTGGGCTCGCTCAGCGGCGGCGTCGGACAGATGTCGGCTGAACTGGCCCAGAAGCTCGAATCCGCCGGACTGCTGGGCTTCGTGGTCACCGTCTTCAAAGCCTATTACCGCGTTCGTGAGGCACTGGCTGGATTGTGGGGCGCTTTTTCCCATGCCTTTGGCCGCATCCGCGCCATCCTCGAACCGACCGTCCGCACCCTGATGAGCGCCTATGCGGCGCTGGCCAGTGCGGTCTTTTCGGTGGTGGAGATCTTCGGCGTGGCCGCCAGCGCTACCGACGGGTCGTCCTGGCGCACCTTCGGCACGATTATCGGCACCGTCGCCGGTGTGCTTCTGCAGGGGCTGGCATTCGCGCTGAAGATCGTGGCCTGGAACCTGTCGCTCATTGTCAGAGCCCTGGCGGTGGTGGCGCGCAGCGTGGTCTGGGTCGGCAAGGTCATCGTCGGGTCTCTGGTCGGAGCGGCCAAGTTCATCTACAAGTTCCTGTTGCCCGTGCGCATGATCGGCGAGGCCTTCATGGCCGCCGGGAAGATCATCTATTCCGTCTGGCAGGTGCTGACCGGTGACATTTCCCTGCTGGACGGTCTCAATGCCATTGGCGGCGCGGTCTACGATTTTCTCGCCACCCCGTTCCGCTGGGCGCGGGATGTGGTGGTCGGTGTCTGGAATTTCATTTCCGGCATCTTCACCTCCATCGGCAGCCTGGTGGCCGATGCCGCTGGACAGATCGGCCAGGCGATTCTGAATCTGCCGATCATCAGCACCCTGCGGGATATGTTTGCCACCGTGCGCTCCTTCTTCGCCGGGGATACCACCTTTTTCGAGGCGGGCAAGAAGCTACTGATCACCCTGGGCGAAGGGATCTGGTCGGCGGTGACCTATCCCTTCACCATGCTTAAGAACGCCTTGGGCAAGCTTCGCAATCTGCTGCCTTTCTCCGACGCCCGCGAGGGACCGCTCGCCAGCCTGGCCGCCTCCGGCTCCGCGCTGCTCAAGACCCTCGCCGATGGCATGAGCCTTACCCAGACGCTGCCCGCGAAAGTGTTCGGCTTCGCCGCTCACGGGATTCTCTCGGCCGCTGCGGGAGCCTGGCAGCAGGTCAAAACGGCGGGCGGAAACCTCATGGACGCCGCCTCGGCTCCTTTCCGGATGGCCGGAAAACTCTGGGATGGGTTGACCTCCGGCGCACAAACCGTCGCTGCCAAGGCCGGTGCCATCTTCGGCGGTCTCAAACAATCCCTGTTTGGCAACACGCCCGAGCTGGCGATCAAGCCGCCCCAGGTCAATGCCTGGGACGCGCTGGCCACGGGAGCCGTCAATCTCCGCGACCGGATCGTTGCCACGCTGTCTGCCGTCCCCGGGGCTGTGGGCCGAATCTTTGCCAGTGCCGGTACCGAAGGGCAATCCCTCTGGCAAAGGCTTTCCAGCGGCGCGAGCGCGGGCATTCAGGCGATCAAGGATCGCAGCGCCGGGATTGCCAACGGTTTGCTCTCCTCCGTTCGCGCCATGCAGGGAGTCCAGACCCCGATTCCGCAGGTGGCCGAGCAGAAGCAACCGCTCGGAGCTGCGCCGCCCGCCGAATCGATTGGGCAACGCATCATAGAAAGCGTGCTCAGTCTCGTGCCGCGTCTGGACGAACGTCTGGTGCCCAAGGCCCTGAGCGCCATGCTGATGCTCCAGCCGGTCATGGCCACGGCCGCGCCACCCCCGCAACCGATGAACGGCACCGTGCAGACCGTCGCGGCGGCCGTCGAGCCGGTAAGTAAGAGCTACATCCAGCCGTTTGCGGTGGAACCGGCACCGGAAATCGGAAGTGCCTCTCCGGCTCCGGCCGGGATTGAATGGCCCAAGACGGCCGCGCCGACTCCGATAGCGAAGCCCCTGCAATCCGGACCCGCCGAGACGGTGCCTTCCGAACGGTTGATTACTCCGGCCCGCACCGCTCTCGCGACACCCCTGCGTGGAGAGGAAGCCGGTCCGGGTCTGCGCGAGCTGCTGGAATCGCTGCTCTCACGCCTCGATGGTCTGGCCGACCGCCCGGTGGAACTGAGCGTGACCACCAACATCGATGGCCGGAAGGTGGCCGAGGCCGTCTACAAGGATCTTCGCGAGCGGAAGATCAGAAACTACGAAACCCTGTGAGAGGACCGATGAAACGCATCTTTGTCTGCAGCCCGTTCGCGGGTGACATAGCCCGAAACGTGAAGGTCGCCGAGGCTCTTTGCCGACGGGTCATGAGAAACGGTCACGCGCCGTTCGCGCCGCACCTGTTGTATCCAACCTTTACCGATGACAGCGTCCCCGAGCAGCGGGAGACGGGCATCGCCTGCGGTCTGGCCTACATGGAATGTTGCGACGAGGTGTGGGCGTTCACCGGCAACGGCATTTCCAGCGGCATGCGGCTGGAACTCGACCGGGCCGGACAACTGGGCAAGCCGATCATCGAGATCGCCGAGGTGTAAGGAATGGCCTGGGATCAACAGCCCATCAAGGGATATCTGGTGGACGCCGACACGGGGGAGCGGCTCGAATTCCAGTACAACCCCAACTCCATCAGCGACGAGAAGTCGACCGACTACGCGACGATCAAGATCCCCGGCATGAGCCATCCGCGCTACCAGTACGTCGCCGGGGAACCGCGCCGGATCGCCTTCAAGGTCGAGCTGTTCAAGGGGCCGGTGAAGCAGAAGGTCGACTGGCTCCGCTCGCTGCAATATCCGGAGCACGCCGGAACCATGCTCAAGAACGCACCGCACCGCGTACTGCTCATTTTCGGCGATCTCTACCCCGGCGTGACCTGCATCGTCCGGCAGGTGAAGGCGCGTTTCTTCGGCCTGTTCGACCGGGACAACCTGCTGCCGCAACGGGCCGAGGTGGACATCGTACTCGAGGAATATGTGGACCGTTCCATCAACTGGTCGGAGGTGCGCTCATGATCGGCCGCAATTCCCGATACGCCCGCTGCATTCTTTACCGGGACAGCGACGGCACATCCCTCGGCATGCGCCAGCGCATCGACACCACCCCCAGACACGACGACCGCCTGCACATCGTGGTCGAGGGCGACCGTCTGGATCTGCTCGCGCACCGCTATCTGGGTGACGCCAGGCTCTGGTGGATCATCTGCGACTACAACGACCTCTTTTTCCCGTTGGCGCTCGAGCCGGGTCTGGCGCTGCGCATTCCCTCCCGCGAACACGTCCAGATGCGCCTGCTCGACTGAAGCGTCCGACACCTCGCCATGCCTTCCGGTAAGTAAGCAGGGAACTGCGAACCGCCGGAGATACGCATGGATCTGGATACCTTCAAGCCGACATTTCTGATTCAGATCGAGGGGCAAGACCTCTCGAAGGACATCACCCAGGAGATCACCTCGTTCGTCTTCACCGACAACGAGGAGGAGTTGGATGTCCTCGAACTGTCGGTGACCGACCGCAACCTGCAGTTCGTCGACGATCCGCTGTTCCAGGAAGGCAACGAGATCGTGGCCCGCTTCGGCTACGTGGGGAACCTTTCTCCGCGCAAGAAAGCGGTCATCAAGGACATCGATTACGACTTCCCGGAAAACGGCGATCCGACCATCCGCATCAAAGCCTACGACAAGGGCTTCAAACTCGCGGGCAAGGAGAACCAGAAGGTTTGGCAGAAACCCGCTCCCGGCATCCTCTATTCGGAAATCGCCGAACAAGTCGCCGCCGCCAACGGGCTCACGCCGGTGGTCACGGCCACCAAGGGGACCCATCTCCGCGTCACCCAGAGCAACATCTCGGACGCCCAGTTCCTCAAGGAGCTGGCGGAAAAGGCCCGCGACCGCGATGGCGACGGCTTGAGCGGCTATGTCTTCTACATCCAGGATGACGAACTCCATTTCCATCCCCGCGAGCTCGACCAGACGCCGCTTCTGACCCTCGAATATTTCACCGACACCAAGGGCCTGCTGCGCTCGTTCCGCCCCAGCACCCAATCCCAGGGAGCCAAGGGCGCGGGTGTAGAGACCAAGACGGTCGGCGTCGACCCGCGCAAGAAGGACGTGGTCGAGCACAAGGCCAACAACGCCACCACGCCCGAGCGGACGGCCCTGGGCAAGCAGACCTATCTGGTCGACGGCAACACCGGCGAAGGCAGCTTCAAGGAACAGGAGACGGGGCAGATCGTGCCCAGCTTCGACCGTTCCGAAGGCTTTCACGAAGAGCCGCGCCAGGAGCCCGCCCAGGACAGCGCCGAAGGCAAGTTCCGCGAGGCCGAGCTGCGCCAGGTCGAGGCGGACGCCGCCACCATCGGCATTCCCCAGCTTCGCGCTAAGAAGAACGTCGAGATCAAGGGCGTGGGACGGAAGTTTTCCGGCATCTACTACTGCCACTCGGTGCGCCACAGCATCAGCGGCGCAGGCTATCTCTGCGAACTCAAACTCAAGAAGAACGCCCTCGGCAAGGGAGCGGGCGACAAGTCCGCCGAGTCCCAGGGCAAACCCAACGACAAGGAGGCCCCGCCTACGCCGCAAAACGAGCCGCCAGCCATGGTGACCATCGACGCGGATTCCGGCGCGGTCACACAAGGAGGCGGCAATGGGTGATCTCAGCAAGAATTTCAACCGTTCGGAATTCGCCTGCAAGGGCAAAAACTGCTGCGGCCATTCGGCTGCGGTCCATCCCGACCTGGTCGACGCCCTGCAGACGCTGCGCGACCGCATCGGCAAACCGCTGTCCATCACCAGCGGCTTTCGCTGCAACCGGCACAACAAGGCGGTAGGCGGCGCGGAGCAGAGTTTTCACACGCTGGGCATGGCGGCGGACGTGAGCTGTCCCGCTGGCGTTTCGCCTGAAGAACTGGCGGTCATCGCCGAGGAGATCCCTCTCTTCCGCGAGGGCGGCATCGGGGTCTACGCCTCCTGGGTCCATCTCGATGTGCGCCAGTCGGGCAAGGCGAGGTGGCGGTCATGAGCGCCGAAACCAAGACCCTGTTTTCCGGCACCGCGCTGGGTCTCTCCGGACCGCTTCGGGTGGAAATTCTGCCCAATGGAATGACCGCGAGGCTGACCCAGCCGTTCCGTGTCCGCACCGGCGCTGGCCGCATCATCGAAGTGCCCGCCGGGTTCGAGACCGACTTCGCCTCGGTGCCGCGCCTGTTCTGGCGCGTGGTGCCGCCTTGGGGACGATATTCCCCGGCGGCCGTCGTTCACGACTACCTCTACCACACCGGCAAGGTCTCGCGGCTTGGGGCCGACCGCCTCTTTCTCGAACTGATGGCGGCCCTGGGCGTGCCCCTGTGGAAACGCCAGATCATGTATTGGGCGGTTCGCCTGGGCGGTTGGCTGGCCTGGGACGCCAGTCGAAAACGGGAGGCGGAGCATGCTTGAAACCCGCGACCGTCAATCCGAGGAGCGCTACCGCAACCGCTGGTATGGCAAGTACCGGGCCTTCGTGCGCGACAACAACGATCCCGAACGCCTTGGCCGGGTCCGCCTGGAAATCCCCGCCGTGCTCGGTAGCGGGCGGGAGAACTGGTCCGAATGGGCCGCGCCCTGTTTCCCCTACGGCGGCAACGACGACACCGGCATGTTCCTGGTCCCCGAGGAAGGTGCCTCGGTCTGGGCAGAGTTCGAGGGCGGCGTCGTCCAGTATCCGATCTGGACCGGGGTCTGGCTGGCCAAGAGCAATCCCGGCGAACAGCCCGAGGAATCCAAGCGCACCTGCGCGAATGCCTTCTGTCATGACTGCGAGGACAAGGTCGAGCATCAGGCCAACCGGCACGACGATCTCGAACACAAGAAGTACCACGGCCATCCGCCGTATTACTGTCCACGCCTGAAGGTCCTGCTCAAGACCGAAACCGGCCACACCATCCTGGCCGATGACCGCGACGGCGACGAGCTGCTGCGGATCATCGACCGCGCCGGACAGATCCTCACCATGGAAGGGAAGGTGAAGCCGGAGATGCAGAGCGGCAACGCCCTGCGGCGCGGCACGAAGGACGCCGAGAAAGGTGACCAGCTCGACATCGCCTCGCAGATCGTCGGCTCCCGCGCCCGCATCCAGCTCACCGACCTCTGCCGCCAGCAGGTGATCCTCGAAGCCTGGCAGGACAAGGAGAAGGTCCACATCCTCTCGTGCGACAAGGGCCGCTCCCGCTGGCAGAAGATCCTCATCGATACCACCAAGGGTCGGGAGAAGGTTCACATCTGGGGACTCAACGGTACTCAGGAAATCCTCGTCGATTCCACCGCCGCCGCCGAACAGATCCGCCTCACCGACAAGGCCGGTCAGGTGGTGCGCATGAACGCAGCGCCCGGCCAGGAGAGCATCAGCGCCACCGACAAGTCCGGCAGCCTCGTGTTTATGGATGGGGTGGCCGGAAACATCATCATTCGCTCGACGAACACTGTCTTGATCAACACCTGAAGGAAGCATCGCATGGGAGAAAGAACAACAACGCCCTCCGGACTCTCGGCCAGCGAGGAATTGCTGGCCCGGACCTTCGATCATTGGCGGGAGGAATTCCGCAGCATCCTCGAAAGCCACCGCCGGGAAATCCAGGACCGCCTCGAGAAGATCGAGCGTGAAATCGAGAAG
The Pelobacter seleniigenes DSM 18267 DNA segment above includes these coding regions:
- a CDS encoding DUF4406 domain-containing protein, encoding MKRIFVCSPFAGDIARNVKVAEALCRRVMRNGHAPFAPHLLYPTFTDDSVPEQRETGIACGLAYMECCDEVWAFTGNGISSGMRLELDRAGQLGKPIIEIAEV
- a CDS encoding LysM peptidoglycan-binding domain-containing protein encodes the protein MIGRNSRYARCILYRDSDGTSLGMRQRIDTTPRHDDRLHIVVEGDRLDLLAHRYLGDARLWWIICDYNDLFFPLALEPGLALRIPSREHVQMRLLD
- a CDS encoding phage late control D family protein, giving the protein MDLDTFKPTFLIQIEGQDLSKDITQEITSFVFTDNEEELDVLELSVTDRNLQFVDDPLFQEGNEIVARFGYVGNLSPRKKAVIKDIDYDFPENGDPTIRIKAYDKGFKLAGKENQKVWQKPAPGILYSEIAEQVAAANGLTPVVTATKGTHLRVTQSNISDAQFLKELAEKARDRDGDGLSGYVFYIQDDELHFHPRELDQTPLLTLEYFTDTKGLLRSFRPSTQSQGAKGAGVETKTVGVDPRKKDVVEHKANNATTPERTALGKQTYLVDGNTGEGSFKEQETGQIVPSFDRSEGFHEEPRQEPAQDSAEGKFREAELRQVEADAATIGIPQLRAKKNVEIKGVGRKFSGIYYCHSVRHSISGAGYLCELKLKKNALGKGAGDKSAESQGKPNDKEAPPTPQNEPPAMVTIDADSGAVTQGGGNG
- a CDS encoding YcbK family protein produces the protein MGDLSKNFNRSEFACKGKNCCGHSAAVHPDLVDALQTLRDRIGKPLSITSGFRCNRHNKAVGGAEQSFHTLGMAADVSCPAGVSPEELAVIAEEIPLFREGGIGVYASWVHLDVRQSGKARWRS
- a CDS encoding DUF1353 domain-containing protein; this encodes MSAETKTLFSGTALGLSGPLRVEILPNGMTARLTQPFRVRTGAGRIIEVPAGFETDFASVPRLFWRVVPPWGRYSPAAVVHDYLYHTGKVSRLGADRLFLELMAALGVPLWKRQIMYWAVRLGGWLAWDASRKREAEHA
- a CDS encoding phage baseplate assembly protein V, with amino-acid sequence MLETRDRQSEERYRNRWYGKYRAFVRDNNDPERLGRVRLEIPAVLGSGRENWSEWAAPCFPYGGNDDTGMFLVPEEGASVWAEFEGGVVQYPIWTGVWLAKSNPGEQPEESKRTCANAFCHDCEDKVEHQANRHDDLEHKKYHGHPPYYCPRLKVLLKTETGHTILADDRDGDELLRIIDRAGQILTMEGKVKPEMQSGNALRRGTKDAEKGDQLDIASQIVGSRARIQLTDLCRQQVILEAWQDKEKVHILSCDKGRSRWQKILIDTTKGREKVHIWGLNGTQEILVDSTAAAEQIRLTDKAGQVVRMNAAPGQESISATDKSGSLVFMDGVAGNIIIRSTNTVLINT